A region of Paraburkholderia sp. BL23I1N1 DNA encodes the following proteins:
- a CDS encoding enoyl-CoA hydratase/isomerase family protein, translated as MSEQATGDATQIVQVDHDGAIAIVTLNYPERRNAFSLKMRETLYDRLHHLMHHEDGCRAIVLTGAGNTFCAGGDISEMKPRKVLEYRERNQLPLDIFKLMVSGPKAIVAAVEGFAFGAGLSLAAACDMVVSSSAARYASAFIKVGLLPDSGLYWSLAQRVGGGRARELMLSAREFNGAEALQIGFANRVVEPGQALAAALGIAGQYAALPAVATAHLKAALATGIRTLDEAIETEVNLQPILRRSREHREAVSAFMEKRKPVFVAD; from the coding sequence ATGAGCGAGCAGGCCACCGGCGACGCGACGCAAATCGTGCAGGTCGACCATGACGGCGCGATCGCAATCGTCACGCTGAACTATCCAGAACGGCGCAATGCGTTCTCGCTGAAGATGCGCGAAACGCTGTACGACCGCCTGCATCACCTGATGCACCACGAAGACGGTTGCCGGGCCATCGTGCTGACAGGTGCCGGCAATACGTTCTGCGCCGGCGGCGATATCTCGGAGATGAAGCCGCGCAAGGTACTCGAATATCGCGAGCGCAACCAGTTGCCGCTCGACATCTTCAAACTGATGGTGTCCGGGCCGAAGGCCATCGTCGCTGCCGTCGAAGGCTTTGCGTTCGGCGCGGGCCTTTCGCTCGCGGCCGCGTGCGACATGGTGGTCAGTTCATCGGCGGCGCGCTATGCGAGTGCATTCATCAAAGTCGGGTTGCTGCCCGATAGCGGTCTTTACTGGTCGCTTGCGCAGCGCGTCGGCGGCGGACGCGCGCGTGAACTGATGCTGAGCGCCCGCGAATTCAACGGAGCCGAAGCGTTGCAGATCGGTTTCGCCAATCGGGTGGTCGAGCCTGGACAGGCGCTCGCCGCGGCGCTGGGAATTGCCGGCCAATATGCGGCGCTGCCGGCGGTGGCGACGGCGCATCTCAAAGCGGCGCTGGCCACCGGTATCCGCACGCTCGACGAAGCGATCGAAACCGAAGTGAACCTGCAGCCCATCCTGCGCCGCAGCCGTGAACACCGTGAAGCCGTCAGCGCCTTCATGGAAAAACGCAAGCCGGTTTTTGTGGCCGACTAG
- a CDS encoding thiolase, producing MEFSLRGRTALVAGATYGIGEAPGKSSLDLAARASVDALAQVGLSPADVDGLFVCTPDDMLSGLTFAEYLGIHPKFTDNNRSGGSAFEIYAHTAAMALVTGQIDVALIAYGSNQRSASGKLVQSSRPSPWETPYKPMNPVSSYALAAARHMHQYGTTRRDLAEVAVAARKWAGLNPEAFVRTPMSIDDVLGARLVSDPLSVRDCCLVTDGAAAIVMVRAERARDLSARPVYLLGAGSATSHREIANMPDLTVTAARESGRRAYEMAGVNAGEIDVAMLYDAFTINTILFLEDLGFCPKGEGGRFVADGAIAPGGRLAVNTNGGGLSCVHPGMYGLFLMEEALRQLTGRAGERQVPGARLAVAHGNGGVLSSQATVILGTEETL from the coding sequence ATGGAATTCAGCTTACGTGGGCGTACCGCGCTGGTGGCTGGCGCGACATATGGAATCGGCGAGGCGCCGGGCAAGTCGTCGCTGGATCTCGCCGCGCGTGCGTCGGTCGATGCGCTGGCGCAGGTCGGGCTGTCGCCGGCCGACGTCGACGGCCTGTTCGTTTGCACGCCGGACGACATGCTGTCCGGCCTGACATTCGCCGAGTATCTCGGCATTCACCCGAAGTTCACCGACAACAACCGCAGCGGCGGTTCGGCATTCGAGATCTATGCGCACACCGCGGCAATGGCGCTCGTCACCGGCCAGATCGACGTGGCGCTGATCGCCTACGGCAGCAATCAGCGCAGCGCCTCAGGCAAACTCGTGCAGTCGTCGCGCCCCTCGCCGTGGGAGACGCCGTATAAGCCGATGAATCCGGTGTCGTCGTATGCGCTTGCCGCGGCTCGGCACATGCACCAATACGGCACCACACGCAGAGATCTTGCGGAAGTGGCGGTCGCGGCGCGCAAATGGGCCGGGCTCAATCCTGAGGCCTTCGTGCGAACCCCAATGTCTATCGACGATGTACTGGGCGCGCGCCTTGTCTCCGATCCGCTTTCCGTGCGCGACTGTTGTCTCGTGACCGACGGCGCGGCGGCCATCGTGATGGTGCGCGCCGAGCGTGCGCGCGATCTGAGCGCCAGGCCGGTATATCTGCTCGGGGCAGGTTCGGCCACGTCGCATCGGGAAATCGCGAACATGCCCGATCTGACCGTGACGGCCGCAAGGGAATCCGGGCGGCGTGCCTATGAAATGGCGGGCGTGAATGCCGGCGAGATCGACGTCGCGATGCTGTACGACGCGTTCACGATCAACACTATTCTGTTCCTCGAGGACCTCGGTTTTTGTCCGAAGGGCGAGGGCGGCCGCTTCGTCGCCGACGGCGCGATTGCGCCGGGCGGCCGTCTCGCGGTCAACACCAATGGCGGCGGTTTGTCGTGCGTGCATCCCGGTATGTATGGGCTGTTTTTGATGGAAGAAGCACTGCGGCAGCTCACCGGGCGTGCGGGAGAACGGCAGGTGCCGGGCGCGCGGCTCGCCGTCGCGCATGGTAACGGCGGTGTCTTGTCGAGCCAGGCTACTGTGATTCTCGGCACTGAGGAAACGTTGTGA
- a CDS encoding Zn-ribbon domain-containing OB-fold protein produces the protein MESVCPEVDYQKFLAEGRLMIQRSRSSGRHVFYPRVAEPVTGARDLEWIEACGRGTVYSTTVVRQKAPTPSYNVALIDLDEGVRMLSCVEGIDPDAVRIGMPVQAKIVYRDDAALLVFEPA, from the coding sequence ATGGAGTCTGTTTGTCCTGAAGTCGACTATCAGAAGTTTCTTGCCGAAGGCCGCTTGATGATTCAGCGCAGCCGCAGCAGCGGCCGGCATGTGTTTTATCCGCGCGTGGCCGAGCCGGTCACGGGCGCGCGAGATCTCGAATGGATCGAAGCCTGCGGGCGGGGCACGGTGTATTCGACCACGGTGGTGAGGCAAAAAGCGCCCACGCCGAGTTACAACGTCGCGCTGATCGACCTTGACGAAGGCGTGAGAATGCTCAGCTGTGTTGAAGGTATCGATCCGGACGCGGTGCGCATTGGCATGCCTGTTCAGGCGAAAATCGTGTACAGGGACGACGCGGCGTTGCTCGTGTTCGAGCCAGCCTGA